In one window of bacterium DNA:
- a CDS encoding tetratricopeptide repeat protein, translating into MEQIGINSNVLAGGKLFHIQTAGNMVEKMIKSEVYDGGRVIMMHKKKLDDPFHQYLNREQFQEFISSFHHEIAWEIELLFYIRDKIKTVKHAVSNNKMGLVFLRKGMIDEAIGEFAEAIEKDNEMIEAYNNLGTAYMQKSAWKEAIDILKRGCELAPQFPDLRNNLGLAYTKMRTYLEALDAFQSALKINPNYTEVYINMAMTHIESVMYAPENKNLPPPSIRKRRALENIQKIVSFPGYADDRALQSKFDKAIKELNTDDLAKSLRSLYEAREMMHNPKMDETIHGFYLKFLFGGAGKDDKVLNEYRSQMERGLDENPNYADLHNSLGLVYLIQCRNLFLKAVGQFKKAHDINPTYKNAYRNYKLVQNDGREFLNLLRAILK; encoded by the coding sequence ATGGAACAGATCGGAATCAACAGTAACGTGTTGGCCGGAGGCAAACTTTTCCACATTCAAACGGCGGGAAACATGGTGGAAAAAATGATCAAGTCTGAAGTCTATGACGGCGGACGCGTGATCATGATGCACAAGAAAAAACTCGATGATCCGTTTCATCAATATCTTAACCGCGAACAATTTCAGGAATTCATCAGCTCTTTCCATCACGAAATTGCATGGGAAATCGAGCTGCTGTTTTATATCCGCGACAAAATAAAAACCGTCAAACATGCCGTTTCCAATAACAAAATGGGCCTCGTTTTTCTGCGCAAAGGAATGATCGATGAGGCTATCGGTGAATTTGCCGAGGCCATTGAAAAAGACAACGAGATGATTGAGGCCTATAACAATCTCGGCACGGCCTATATGCAAAAAAGCGCATGGAAAGAAGCAATCGACATTCTTAAACGAGGATGCGAGCTTGCTCCGCAATTCCCTGATTTACGCAATAATCTAGGACTTGCTTATACAAAAATGCGCACTTACCTCGAAGCGCTGGATGCTTTCCAATCCGCACTCAAGATCAATCCAAACTATACCGAAGTATATATCAACATGGCCATGACGCATATCGAAAGCGTAATGTATGCGCCGGAAAATAAGAATTTACCTCCCCCCTCCATCCGTAAACGCCGGGCGCTCGAGAACATTCAGAAAATTGTATCATTCCCCGGCTATGCCGATGACCGTGCCTTGCAATCAAAGTTCGACAAAGCAATCAAAGAACTGAACACTGATGACCTTGCTAAATCATTACGCTCTTTGTATGAAGCCCGAGAGATGATGCACAACCCTAAAATGGATGAAACGATCCATGGCTTCTATCTGAAATTTCTTTTTGGAGGCGCCGGCAAGGATGATAAAGTACTTAACGAGTATCGATCTCAAATGGAAAGAGGCCTTGATGAAAACCCGAATTATGCCGATCTGCACAATTCGCTCGGCCTGGTATATTTGATCCAATGCAGAAATTTATTTCTCAAAGCCGTCGGACAGTTCAAAAAAGCACACGACATCAATCCGACGTACAAAAACGCCTATCGCAATTACAAGTTGGTACAGAACGACGGAAGGGAGTTTTTGAATTTACTGAGGGCCATTTTGAAATAG
- a CDS encoding PAS domain S-box protein, whose translation MARELRVLIFDDSPDDAELIIQELRKGNFLFWSLVVKHLEEFSQELQDFAPDVVLLDYALSENTIFPAIYSAKEQRPLIPIIVTSGPPDDEAAIACIHAGADDYVALNKPQRLIPSLRVALEKKDADAREFYESKKLKEAEHRLKIISENSVDLIAIMDPEGRRIYTSPAYQKILTDMPLLKGDKFFDEVHPEDREHVKSVFQELLDTGDVQRCEYRLMLKDRSVRYVEAQWSLIHESDPALPFILSIGRIITKRKRAEEALRESVKYFRALVENISDAIALVNRYGIVLYASSSTRRVIGYTFKEMVGNNIFELIHQDDLAYTMNEFKLLLEKPGRTTSIQFRMLHKDQSWRWMEGVANNLMLDPSVQGIVMNYRDITPRKKTDEELRETEERYKEMFHRHQAMQWFVDPETKRIVDANSAAAEFYGYSMSELRTMTLDQINVLPKDELSFLIKTATEEKQNVFIFPHRLKSGEIRFVEIHSSPITIKSRKLLYSIIHDVTERKKAADALATEKERLLVTLRSIGEGVITTDTEGHILLINPVAETITGYMQSEAEGQSVETILTILDERTRKPLESPVARVMRTGDIVEFTGNRVLVDKDHQEKFIAHTAAPIRDESDRIIGVIIVFKDTSLQRKMENEILNARKIESIGILAGGIAHDFNNILAAIIGNLSLAKMKLPQEPKEKLFDILSSAEKASLRAKDLTQQLLTFSRGGAPVRKTAHLRDLLRESAAFASTGSNVRCDLNLPDNLWQVDIDAGQMNRVIHNLILNAQQAMPNGGIIHLNAENITIKAHTSDHQLGLRPGRYVKISIRDQGTGIREEHLQKIFDPYFTTKSGGSGLGLATSYSIVKNHDGLIAVESKWMSGTTFYIYLPASDNHPEIPSDIEKPDTNHHGRILIMDDEAAVRRMLSEMLKYMGFTVWEVSDGQEAVKAYRSFRDRGEPFDAVIMDLTIPGGMSGKETIQQLIAIDPHVRAVVSSGYSNDPVMGRYKEHGFSEVLPKPYNADDLAKTLNELLKEKNLHP comes from the coding sequence ATGGCTCGAGAACTTCGAGTACTTATTTTTGATGATTCGCCCGATGATGCAGAGTTGATCATTCAAGAACTGCGGAAGGGCAATTTTCTTTTCTGGTCATTGGTCGTGAAACACTTGGAAGAATTCTCTCAAGAGCTTCAGGATTTTGCACCCGACGTTGTCTTATTGGACTATGCTTTATCGGAAAATACGATTTTTCCCGCGATATATAGCGCGAAAGAACAGCGTCCTCTCATACCGATCATTGTGACTTCCGGACCACCGGATGATGAAGCGGCCATTGCGTGCATACATGCTGGAGCCGATGACTATGTAGCTCTTAATAAACCGCAACGCCTGATTCCGTCGTTGCGAGTAGCCTTAGAAAAAAAAGATGCCGATGCACGAGAATTTTACGAATCAAAAAAATTAAAAGAAGCCGAGCATCGTCTTAAAATTATTTCAGAAAATTCTGTCGACCTTATTGCCATCATGGATCCGGAGGGTCGTCGAATTTACACAAGTCCGGCCTATCAAAAAATTCTCACCGATATGCCACTGTTGAAAGGCGATAAGTTTTTTGATGAGGTACATCCGGAAGACCGCGAACATGTAAAATCGGTTTTTCAGGAATTGCTGGATACAGGCGATGTGCAGCGCTGTGAATACCGGTTGATGCTGAAAGACCGAAGCGTACGTTACGTCGAAGCCCAATGGAGCCTGATTCATGAATCCGATCCTGCTCTCCCGTTTATTTTATCCATCGGCCGTATTATTACCAAACGAAAACGCGCTGAAGAAGCCCTCAGAGAAAGTGTTAAATATTTCCGAGCGCTTGTCGAAAACATTTCCGACGCCATTGCACTCGTTAACCGTTATGGCATCGTATTGTATGCAAGTTCTTCGACCCGGCGCGTTATCGGATACACATTTAAGGAAATGGTCGGTAATAATATTTTTGAACTCATCCACCAGGACGATCTCGCATACACGATGAATGAGTTCAAATTGCTGCTCGAAAAGCCGGGTCGCACAACCTCGATTCAATTTCGCATGCTGCACAAAGATCAATCCTGGCGATGGATGGAAGGAGTAGCCAATAATCTGATGCTTGATCCGAGCGTACAAGGCATCGTCATGAACTATCGTGATATTACGCCTCGGAAAAAAACCGATGAAGAATTGCGTGAAACGGAAGAACGCTACAAGGAAATGTTTCATCGGCACCAGGCTATGCAATGGTTTGTCGATCCCGAAACAAAACGTATTGTTGACGCCAATTCTGCAGCGGCCGAATTTTACGGCTATTCCATGAGTGAACTCCGGACAATGACACTTGATCAGATCAACGTATTGCCCAAAGACGAACTTTCGTTCCTGATCAAAACCGCTACTGAAGAAAAGCAAAATGTCTTTATATTTCCCCATCGTTTAAAGTCGGGTGAAATTCGATTTGTGGAAATTCATTCCAGTCCGATTACAATCAAGAGCCGTAAATTATTATACTCCATCATTCACGACGTCACAGAACGTAAAAAGGCCGCAGATGCGTTGGCGACTGAAAAAGAACGCCTGCTCGTCACATTACGATCTATCGGCGAAGGGGTCATTACGACGGACACGGAAGGGCACATCCTTTTGATCAACCCTGTAGCCGAAACCATCACAGGCTATATGCAGTCTGAAGCCGAGGGGCAATCGGTTGAAACCATCCTGACCATTCTGGACGAACGTACGCGTAAACCCTTAGAGAGCCCAGTAGCACGTGTAATGCGTACAGGTGATATTGTCGAATTTACGGGTAATAGAGTTTTAGTAGATAAAGACCATCAAGAAAAATTTATCGCCCATACGGCCGCACCGATCCGCGATGAATCCGACAGAATCATTGGCGTTATTATCGTATTTAAAGACACGTCTTTGCAGCGAAAAATGGAAAATGAAATTCTGAATGCGCGCAAGATCGAATCAATTGGTATTCTGGCCGGAGGCATCGCGCATGATTTCAATAACATTCTTGCAGCTATTATTGGCAATCTGTCGCTCGCTAAAATGAAATTGCCTCAGGAACCCAAAGAAAAATTATTTGATATCCTCTCATCGGCCGAAAAAGCTTCCTTACGCGCCAAAGACCTGACACAACAGTTATTGACATTTTCAAGAGGCGGTGCGCCTGTTCGTAAAACCGCTCATCTTCGCGACCTGCTCAGAGAGTCAGCCGCTTTTGCTTCGACCGGCTCTAATGTGCGGTGCGATCTGAATCTGCCTGATAATTTATGGCAAGTCGATATTGACGCCGGACAAATGAACCGCGTTATTCATAATTTGATCCTGAATGCCCAACAAGCAATGCCCAATGGCGGCATTATTCATTTAAACGCCGAGAACATTACCATCAAAGCCCATACATCGGATCATCAACTTGGTTTACGGCCGGGACGGTATGTCAAAATTTCCATTCGCGATCAGGGAACGGGTATTCGCGAAGAACACTTACAAAAAATTTTCGATCCGTATTTTACAACAAAATCCGGCGGCAGCGGACTTGGGTTGGCGACGAGTTACTCAATCGTCAAAAATCACGATGGCTTAATCGCAGTCGAATCCAAGTGGATGAGCGGCACAACATTTTATATTTATCTTCCCGCTTCCGACAATCACCCTGAAATCCCCTCTGACATTGAGAAGCCGGATACCAATCATCACGGACGGATTTTAATCATGGACGATGAAGCCGCCGTACGGCGGATGCTCAGTGAAATGTTAAAATATATGGGCTTCACGGTGTGGGAAGTGTCCGATGGACAAGAAGCGGTTAAAGCTTATCGTTCGTTCCGCGATCGAGGAGAACCGTTTGACGCCGTCATTATGGATCTGACTATTCCCGGCGGCATGAGCGGCAAGGAAACCATTCAGCAACTGATCGCCATTGATCCGCATGTACGGGCCGTGGTATCCAGCGGTTATTCCAATGATCCGGTGATGGGGCGATACAAAGAACATGGCTTCAGTGAAGTTTTGCCAAAACCTTACAACGCCGACGATTTGGCCAAAACTTTGAACGAATTACTCAAAGAAAAGAATTTACATCCCTGA
- a CDS encoding sigma-70 family RNA polymerase sigma factor, with product MPYHAYDLATKNLSFSINDLARVNELYHQWRQENSSNTIRELEIWAYCWIRRYFIRKFVKGKIQDISDTEQLIEDVFIAFFKKHHTLKNTRVLTHWISVICKYRYLNYVRAWYPVSEKLLEEAEEETEVDFENDILTVIDSKNLYQEVVSKEMNHLPEYIQAIVRKKIWEGKSYDEIATETGYSVETVRAYYSRALKELRHSESLTNLVKDW from the coding sequence ATGCCCTACCATGCTTATGACCTTGCTACTAAGAATTTGAGCTTTTCCATCAATGATCTGGCTCGAGTCAATGAGTTGTATCACCAGTGGCGGCAGGAAAATTCTTCGAATACCATACGCGAATTGGAAATATGGGCCTATTGCTGGATCAGAAGGTATTTTATCCGTAAATTTGTTAAGGGAAAGATTCAGGATATTTCCGATACGGAACAGTTGATCGAAGACGTTTTTATTGCTTTTTTTAAGAAACATCACACTTTAAAAAATACGAGGGTTCTGACCCATTGGATTTCAGTAATTTGTAAATACCGTTATTTGAATTATGTCAGGGCTTGGTATCCGGTGAGCGAAAAACTTTTAGAAGAGGCGGAGGAAGAAACTGAAGTCGATTTCGAAAATGATATCCTAACCGTTATCGATTCAAAAAACCTGTATCAGGAAGTTGTATCGAAAGAGATGAATCATTTGCCTGAATATATTCAAGCCATTGTACGAAAGAAAATATGGGAAGGCAAGAGTTATGATGAAATTGCAACCGAAACAGGCTATTCGGTTGAAACGGTTCGGGCTTATTATTCAAGGGCACTAAAAGAGCTTCGACACTCAGAATCGTTGACAAATTTAGTCAAAGATTGGTGA